A region from the Euleptes europaea isolate rEulEur1 chromosome 13, rEulEur1.hap1, whole genome shotgun sequence genome encodes:
- the DERL3 gene encoding derlin-3 produces the protein MAYQGFTAEYLGIPAVTRAYTTACVITTAAVQLDLLTPFQLYFNPDLIFRKLQIWRLLTNFLFFGPLGFSFFFNMIFLYRYCRMLEEGSFRGRTADFIFMFLFGGFLMTLFGLFAGLFFLGQAFTIMLVYVWSRRNPYIRMNFFGLLNFQAPFLPWVLMGFSLLLGNSILIDLLGIAVGHVYYFLEDVFPNQPGGKKLLLTPGFL, from the exons ATGGCCTATCAGGGTTTCACTGCAGAGTATTTGGGGATCCCCGCCGTGACGCGCGCCTACACCACCGCCTGCGTCATCACCACCGCTGCCGTg CAACTGGATCTCCTCACGCCTTTCCAGCTGTACTTCAACCCGGATCTCATTTTCAgaaagctgcag ATCTGGAGACTCCTCACTAACTTCCTGTTTTTCGGGCCCTTGGGATTCAGCTTCTTCTTCAACATGATATTCCT GTACAGATACTGCCGCATGCTGGAAGAAGGCTCTTTCCGTGGAAGGACAGCAGACTTCATCTTCATGTTCCTTTTTGGAGGATTTCTCATGACA CTTTTTGGCCTCTTTGCCGGCCTCTTTTTCCTCGGCCAGGCATTCACCATCATGCTAGTGTATGTGTGGAGCCGGAGGAACCCTTACATCCGCATGAACTTCTTTGGTCTGCTGAACTTCCAGGCTCCTTTCCTGCCATGGGTCTTGATGGGCTTCTCACTACTGCTGGGCAACTCCATTCTCATTGACCTTCTAG gaaTTGCTGTGGGACATGTCTATTACTTCCTTGAGGATGTCTTCCCCAACCAGCCTGGAGGGAAGAAATTGCTACTTACTCCAGGATTCCTGTAA